One region of Halohasta litchfieldiae genomic DNA includes:
- a CDS encoding cupin domain-containing protein, producing the protein MSYTKVDHEDVEPVGGGLHFLREPLNCDQLGVSVLTCDPGWEGKPHDHAADDQEEVYVLVEGSATVTVDDEDVSMEAGDALRIAPESTRQVHNGDDESLFVLAGAP; encoded by the coding sequence ATGTCCTACACGAAAGTCGACCATGAGGATGTAGAGCCAGTTGGTGGCGGACTCCACTTTCTGCGTGAGCCGCTGAACTGCGACCAACTCGGCGTCTCGGTCCTTACCTGCGACCCCGGCTGGGAAGGCAAACCCCACGACCACGCCGCTGACGACCAGGAGGAAGTGTACGTCCTCGTCGAGGGTTCGGCGACGGTGACGGTCGACGACGAGGACGTGTCGATGGAGGCAGGCGACGCGCTCCGAATCGCACCCGAAAGCACGCGACAGGTCCACAACGGTGACGACGAG
- a CDS encoding NADP-dependent oxidoreductase codes for MDNTTREWHLARRPAGEPDLDCFELRETEVPEPAPGELLVRIDYLSVDPYMRGRMSAGESYAEPWAVGDALKGGVVGEVVESNSEQYSEGDLVTGEGNWADYSVLDADEVAPVDPSVADPPAYLGTLGMPGRTAYFGLLEVGEPKPGETVVVSGAAGAVGSVVGQIAKLNGCHVVGFAGSDEKTAWLTEDLGYDAAINYKTTDDYSEALAEAAPDGVDVYFDNVGGPITDAVFPQLNIDARVAVCGQIAHYNAESVPTGPRKLPQIIAPRATVQGLLVNDFATRFGQASEQLGAWVAAGELTHRETIVDGLEQAPDAFLGLFSGDNIGKQVVQVADRSA; via the coding sequence GTGGACAATACAACACGTGAGTGGCATCTCGCCAGGCGACCTGCGGGCGAACCGGATCTGGACTGTTTCGAACTCCGAGAAACCGAGGTTCCGGAGCCAGCGCCGGGCGAACTGCTCGTCCGGATCGACTATCTCTCGGTCGACCCCTATATGCGGGGCCGAATGTCGGCGGGCGAATCGTACGCCGAACCGTGGGCGGTCGGCGACGCCCTGAAAGGCGGTGTCGTCGGCGAAGTCGTCGAAAGTAACAGCGAGCAGTACAGCGAGGGCGATCTGGTCACCGGCGAGGGGAACTGGGCCGACTACAGCGTCCTCGATGCCGACGAGGTCGCCCCCGTCGACCCATCGGTCGCCGACCCACCGGCGTATTTGGGCACGCTCGGCATGCCCGGCCGAACAGCCTACTTCGGCCTGCTCGAAGTCGGCGAGCCAAAGCCCGGCGAGACGGTGGTCGTATCCGGGGCCGCCGGTGCGGTCGGCTCGGTCGTCGGCCAGATCGCGAAGCTCAACGGCTGTCATGTCGTCGGCTTCGCCGGCTCCGACGAGAAGACCGCGTGGCTGACTGAGGATCTGGGCTACGACGCGGCGATCAACTACAAAACCACTGACGACTACAGCGAGGCACTCGCTGAGGCCGCACCCGATGGTGTCGACGTCTACTTCGACAACGTCGGTGGCCCGATCACCGATGCGGTGTTCCCGCAGCTGAATATCGATGCCCGCGTTGCTGTCTGCGGCCAGATCGCCCACTACAACGCCGAAAGCGTTCCAACGGGACCACGCAAACTCCCCCAGATCATCGCGCCGCGGGCTACAGTGCAGGGACTACTGGTCAACGACTTCGCCACCCGCTTTGGACAGGCCAGCGAGCAGCTCGGTGCGTGGGTTGCAGCCGGCGAGCTCACTCACCGCGAAACGATTGTCGACGGACTCGAACAGGCCCCCGATGCCTTCCTTGGCCTCTTTTCGGGGGACAACATCGGCAAACAGGTCGTGCAGGTAGCTGACCGCTCGGCGTAG
- a CDS encoding ATP-binding protein: MVSSTLRANAPLFVVALGAVLFCISVSYHAVEYLALDGSAGPLLALLLDGGPALAVVYFGYRLSESELSTHSQYTVLRWGVGGDLLVFGVMAATHIVRAVEGRPTSEPVFSLLIAVDIGLIAGLVAGYNNAWARADAQRAEVVSDALGFVNRLTRHDLRNDLAAIQGYADSLDGSTTDTESGRDPATIIARNADEALIRIETSRAITETLLDDPELEAVDLVPIVTEFADRIGDSFAVSVTTDLPTEAVVAANDGVRPVVDNLLENAAEHNDASDPRIEVAVDTEPETVRLRVSDNGSGIPDAQRRALFETEQRAASGLSLVSTLVEAYDGEIQVADSELGGAAFVVDLPRADGSET, translated from the coding sequence GTGGTTTCCAGTACGCTCCGAGCGAACGCGCCGCTGTTTGTCGTCGCCCTCGGAGCGGTGCTGTTTTGCATCTCGGTGAGCTATCATGCTGTCGAATATCTCGCTCTCGATGGCTCGGCTGGGCCACTGCTCGCGTTGCTGTTGGATGGGGGTCCGGCGCTTGCTGTCGTCTACTTCGGCTACCGGCTCTCAGAATCCGAGCTGTCGACCCACAGCCAGTACACGGTGTTGCGTTGGGGAGTCGGCGGCGACCTGCTGGTTTTCGGGGTAATGGCGGCGACCCATATCGTTCGGGCTGTCGAGGGTCGTCCCACCTCCGAGCCGGTGTTCTCGCTGCTGATCGCCGTCGACATCGGTCTTATTGCGGGGCTGGTCGCCGGCTACAACAACGCTTGGGCACGGGCAGATGCCCAGCGGGCGGAGGTGGTCAGCGATGCGCTGGGGTTCGTCAACCGACTGACTCGTCACGATCTGCGGAACGATCTGGCCGCGATTCAGGGGTACGCCGACTCCCTCGACGGGTCGACCACTGACACCGAGTCGGGCCGCGATCCAGCCACGATCATCGCTCGGAACGCCGACGAGGCACTCATCCGCATCGAGACCAGTCGCGCGATCACCGAGACGCTGCTTGACGATCCGGAGCTCGAAGCCGTCGACCTCGTCCCTATCGTCACCGAGTTCGCCGACCGGATCGGGGATTCGTTTGCTGTTTCGGTGACGACTGACCTTCCAACGGAGGCGGTCGTCGCCGCCAACGACGGTGTTCGGCCGGTCGTCGACAATCTCCTCGAAAACGCCGCCGAACACAACGATGCCAGCGACCCCCGAATCGAGGTCGCAGTCGACACCGAGCCCGAAACCGTCCGGCTCCGGGTCAGCGACAACGGCTCCGGCATTCCCGACGCCCAGCGACGGGCACTTTTCGAGACCGAGCAACGGGCCGCTAGCGGGCTCTCGCTGGTCTCAACGCTGGTCGAGGCCTACGACGGCGAGATTCAGGTTGCAGACAGCGAGTTGGGTGGGGCGGCGTTCGTCGTCGACCTGCCACGAGCCGACGGAAGCGAAACGTAG
- a CDS encoding amphi-Trp domain-containing protein, producing MSDHESAAETDDERTTIRAGRNFEQNYRLDASEAGEFLIALGEQLRDGDELTLSDDEWELPFQFGEPIELEVDFEGMDDPELEIELEIPGRTDETAPHVA from the coding sequence ATGTCCGATCACGAATCAGCAGCCGAGACCGACGACGAGCGAACGACCATCCGGGCGGGCCGTAACTTCGAACAGAACTACCGGCTCGACGCCAGCGAGGCCGGCGAGTTCCTGATCGCCCTCGGCGAACAGCTTCGCGACGGCGATGAGCTGACGCTCTCCGACGACGAGTGGGAACTCCCCTTCCAGTTCGGTGAGCCGATAGAACTCGAAGTCGACTTCGAGGGGATGGACGACCCCGAACTCGAAATCGAACTCGAAATTCCGGGCCGCACTGACGAAACCGCGCCGCACGTCGCATAG
- a CDS encoding DUF7551 domain-containing protein: protein MIGTTLSDIRAHIESLASPTGRYYLVCSRTGDRPVPADGLYFDSRPTARAAATATERYRTALRRYDLQLPAHDVIVSERAEAIRSPDDPQYRLPGSVDADTVADPTPACDGDRSLIDFCHTVAGVVFETIADSPHTGVENAIMDRYLSLAETVDHPDECCLRLLEAVACELDSRLTPDQQADLLRAAATELPQPSPPDSGVDPLDAALSALQSVALLDEYTVDTREASCTATTWAVTVDDYLLVSEATRVVTLPLVVELFRRLSTVGLRISAVERRGGSPLMWQFTLTATPTASKGPLSIVTAGRS, encoded by the coding sequence ATGATCGGAACGACACTCAGCGACATTCGCGCCCACATCGAATCGCTCGCCAGCCCGACGGGGCGCTACTACCTCGTCTGTAGCCGTACCGGCGACCGGCCAGTCCCCGCCGACGGGCTCTACTTCGACAGTCGACCAACTGCCCGTGCGGCGGCGACCGCGACCGAACGCTACCGGACGGCGCTCCGCCGGTACGATCTACAGCTCCCCGCTCACGACGTCATCGTCTCCGAACGGGCCGAGGCGATTCGGTCGCCCGACGACCCACAGTATCGGCTTCCCGGCTCCGTCGACGCCGACACCGTGGCCGATCCAACACCCGCCTGCGACGGGGATCGGTCGCTGATCGACTTCTGTCACACCGTCGCCGGCGTCGTCTTCGAAACCATCGCCGACTCCCCGCATACGGGTGTCGAAAACGCCATCATGGATCGCTATCTGTCGCTGGCCGAAACGGTCGACCACCCCGACGAATGCTGTCTCCGACTGCTCGAAGCCGTCGCATGCGAACTCGACAGTCGACTCACCCCCGATCAGCAGGCCGACCTCCTCCGGGCGGCCGCCACCGAGCTTCCCCAACCGTCGCCCCCCGACTCCGGCGTCGACCCGCTCGACGCGGCGCTGTCGGCCCTCCAGTCGGTTGCCCTGCTCGACGAGTACACGGTCGACACCCGGGAGGCCTCCTGTACGGCAACCACCTGGGCGGTGACCGTCGACGACTACCTGCTCGTGAGCGAGGCAACCCGTGTGGTGACACTGCCGCTGGTCGTCGAACTGTTTCGGCGACTGTCGACGGTCGGCCTTCGGATCTCTGCGGTCGAGCGTCGCGGCGGCTCACCGCTCATGTGGCAGTTCACACTCACCGCGACCCCGACTGCCTCGAAGGGGCCACTGAGTATCGTCACCGCAGGCCGCTCATGA
- a CDS encoding ABC transporter ATP-binding protein encodes MFNIASITQGQRDEDESREKTNADPTRSASTLTGEELVIGYPGVDRPVIDGETITAEQGAVTALVGPNGSGKSTLLKGLANQLAPDDGSVLIDGQDIHTLDTKALARKLGLLSQESTSPDSITVEDLVYHGRYPHRGFFEHVTEEDECAVDNAIDLAGCGHLRDREVGSLSGGQKQLAWIAMVLAQDTDVLLLDEPTTFLDLHHQLEVMDIIETLRDEREITVVVVLHDIEQAARHADTIVALRDGEIKARGPPEDVVTEELLADVFRIDAEVDTTDRDPRVTPIRARHDQPEAEASDSEVDPASQ; translated from the coding sequence ATGTTCAATATTGCTTCGATCACACAGGGACAGCGGGACGAAGACGAATCACGCGAAAAGACGAATGCAGACCCAACGCGCTCGGCGTCGACACTCACCGGCGAAGAACTCGTCATCGGCTACCCCGGCGTCGACCGGCCCGTCATCGACGGCGAAACGATCACCGCCGAGCAGGGCGCGGTCACCGCCCTCGTCGGCCCCAACGGCTCCGGCAAGAGTACCCTTTTAAAAGGACTCGCCAACCAGTTGGCTCCCGACGACGGCTCAGTACTGATCGACGGGCAAGACATCCACACCCTCGACACAAAGGCGCTGGCCCGAAAGCTCGGCCTGCTCTCCCAAGAGAGTACCTCGCCGGATAGTATCACCGTCGAGGATCTGGTGTATCACGGTCGGTACCCTCACCGCGGGTTTTTCGAACACGTGACCGAGGAAGACGAGTGTGCGGTCGACAACGCCATCGACCTCGCGGGCTGTGGCCACCTGCGTGACCGGGAAGTCGGCAGTCTCAGTGGCGGCCAAAAACAGCTCGCGTGGATCGCGATGGTGTTGGCCCAAGACACCGACGTCCTGCTGCTCGACGAGCCGACGACGTTCCTCGATCTCCACCATCAGTTGGAGGTCATGGATATCATCGAGACGCTCCGGGACGAGAGGGAGATCACGGTCGTTGTCGTCCTCCACGACATCGAGCAGGCCGCCCGCCACGCTGACACCATCGTCGCCCTGCGGGACGGCGAAATCAAGGCCCGCGGCCCGCCCGAGGATGTCGTTACCGAAGAGTTGCTGGCGGATGTGTTCCGGATCGACGCCGAGGTCGACACCACAGACCGTGATCCCCGGGTCACTCCGATCCGTGCCCGCCACGACCAGCCCGAAGCCGAGGCGTCCGACTCGGAGGTCGATCCGGCGAGTCAGTAG
- a CDS encoding FecCD family ABC transporter permease, giving the protein MSNREPTVGTDQSRRSTPSQHRFAWLFDPKLLAVVLGSLAVVLIGGLIQVSLGSYSMTLIQAWQAVFNPDVLFNPRAWQAFLLGGQINIDVLLNPFAWESLIVTAGLPEMSTESLIVWNIRIPRVFVAILVGMNLALSGAIFQAVTRNELASPFILGVSSGAGLMILLTLVVFGSLASFLPIIASVGGALAFLIVYAIAWKNGTSPMRLVLAGVIVGTVFGSLQTALFFFADDIGVVQSAIAWTTGSLTGTDWQQVRLALPWTVVAVLLGVAGSRQCNVLLLGEQTAKSLGMSIEKVRFGLSGVAVLAASASIAVAGIVGFVGLIVPHMVRNLVGSDYRKLIVGSLFVGPALMVGADVGARLALNPVQIPVGIVTGLVGGPYFLYLMRKQDSMGEM; this is encoded by the coding sequence ATGAGCAACCGAGAGCCGACCGTCGGGACCGACCAATCGAGGCGGTCGACGCCCAGTCAGCACCGATTTGCGTGGCTGTTCGATCCGAAACTGCTGGCGGTCGTCCTCGGCAGCCTCGCGGTCGTCCTGATCGGCGGGCTGATTCAGGTTAGCCTTGGGTCGTACTCAATGACGCTCATCCAAGCATGGCAGGCCGTGTTCAATCCGGATGTTCTGTTCAACCCACGAGCGTGGCAGGCGTTCCTACTCGGCGGGCAAATTAACATCGACGTCCTTCTGAACCCCTTCGCGTGGGAGTCGCTCATCGTCACCGCCGGGCTTCCGGAGATGAGCACCGAGAGCCTCATCGTCTGGAACATTCGCATCCCGCGCGTGTTCGTCGCGATTCTCGTCGGGATGAACCTCGCACTTTCGGGGGCCATCTTTCAGGCCGTCACACGGAACGAACTCGCCAGCCCGTTTATCCTCGGCGTTTCCTCCGGTGCGGGGCTGATGATCCTGCTGACGCTCGTCGTCTTTGGCAGCCTCGCGTCGTTTCTGCCCATCATCGCTTCGGTTGGCGGCGCGCTCGCCTTTCTGATCGTCTACGCCATCGCTTGGAAGAACGGCACCTCGCCTATGCGGCTGGTGTTGGCGGGTGTCATCGTCGGCACCGTCTTCGGCAGCCTCCAGACCGCGCTGTTCTTTTTCGCCGACGATATCGGCGTCGTCCAGTCGGCGATTGCGTGGACCACTGGCTCGCTGACCGGGACCGACTGGCAGCAGGTCCGACTCGCCCTGCCGTGGACGGTCGTGGCCGTCCTGCTCGGTGTCGCTGGCTCCCGGCAGTGTAACGTCTTGCTCTTGGGCGAACAGACCGCCAAATCGCTGGGGATGTCGATTGAAAAAGTCCGCTTTGGGCTGTCGGGGGTGGCCGTCTTGGCCGCCTCAGCCAGCATCGCGGTTGCCGGCATCGTCGGTTTCGTCGGCCTGATCGTCCCCCACATGGTCCGGAACCTAGTTGGCAGCGACTACCGGAAGCTGATCGTCGGCTCGCTGTTCGTCGGCCCGGCGCTGATGGTCGGCGCGGATGTCGGCGCACGACTCGCGCTCAATCCGGTCCAGATCCCGGTCGGCATCGTCACCGGACTGGTCGGCGGGCCGTACTTCCTGTATCTGATGCGGAAACAGGACTCCATGGGTGAGATGTAA
- a CDS encoding ABC transporter substrate-binding protein, translating into MDHGPTDHETFTRRGYLAGSSAIVGGGLLAGCTGDANQASATDSEPVDNGSEPVDNGSESADDAYTATISPMGEVSFESPPETVFTRLTHHAGMAFALGRGDSITAMHAPDYYDGLWNQFVERLPGVSLDWTGLYSSWEPSKEQLYALDSDIHLADPAWITKQDSWDEADIEKIGTAISPWFGNSLSDRHAEPAAAYADDYEYYTLWEQFERVAEAFQEQERYEALAAVHDDLLSTIESTLPAESERPSAVMLASADIEEIYAYTLDTPGFLTAHTQPLGARDAFEGAVESNSVVDFETLVAADPDVILLLGGFEPGTSLPERREAFASDPVASEITAVQDDRMYPQGARYQGPILNLFQLEMTAKQLYPDAFGAWPQYVEGPYPEIPADEQLFDRETVAAIINGEL; encoded by the coding sequence ATGGATCACGGTCCCACGGATCACGAGACCTTCACGCGACGCGGCTATCTTGCTGGGAGTAGTGCCATCGTCGGCGGTGGGCTGCTTGCTGGCTGTACCGGCGACGCGAACCAAGCCTCAGCCACCGACTCCGAACCAGTCGACAACGGGTCAGAACCAGTCGACAACGGGTCGGAGAGTGCTGACGACGCGTACACGGCGACGATCTCGCCGATGGGCGAGGTCAGCTTCGAGTCGCCGCCCGAGACGGTCTTCACGCGACTCACCCACCACGCCGGGATGGCATTCGCTCTCGGCCGCGGGGACTCGATCACGGCGATGCATGCGCCCGACTACTACGACGGGCTGTGGAACCAGTTCGTCGAGCGCCTCCCGGGTGTCTCGCTGGACTGGACCGGACTCTACTCCTCGTGGGAGCCGAGCAAGGAGCAACTCTACGCGTTGGATAGCGATATCCACCTTGCTGATCCGGCGTGGATCACCAAACAGGACAGTTGGGACGAAGCAGACATCGAGAAGATCGGGACGGCCATCTCGCCGTGGTTCGGTAACTCGCTTTCTGATCGCCACGCAGAACCCGCGGCCGCCTACGCCGATGACTACGAGTACTACACGCTCTGGGAGCAGTTCGAACGCGTCGCCGAGGCGTTCCAAGAACAGGAGCGGTACGAGGCGCTCGCCGCGGTCCACGACGACCTGTTGTCGACCATCGAATCGACCCTCCCGGCCGAATCCGAGCGTCCCTCCGCGGTGATGCTCGCATCGGCTGATATCGAAGAGATCTACGCCTACACGCTGGATACTCCCGGCTTCCTGACTGCCCACACCCAACCGCTCGGCGCACGGGACGCCTTCGAGGGCGCGGTCGAATCGAACTCGGTGGTCGACTTCGAGACGCTGGTTGCGGCCGATCCCGACGTTATTCTGCTGCTCGGTGGCTTCGAGCCGGGGACGAGCCTCCCCGAGCGACGCGAGGCATTTGCATCCGATCCGGTGGCGTCCGAGATCACGGCCGTCCAGGACGACCGGATGTATCCACAGGGGGCCAGATACCAGGGACCGATTCTCAACCTGTTCCAGCTGGAGATGACCGCCAAACAGCTGTACCCCGATGCGTTCGGCGCGTGGCCACAGTACGTGGAGGGCCCATACCCCGAAATCCCCGCAGACGAACAGCTGTTCGACCGCGAGACGGTCGCCGCGATCATTAACGGAGAGCTATAA
- a CDS encoding PPC domain-containing DNA-binding protein: MNYREVTVTGEYAARLETGADWREEIETLAADVEAETGWFSAIGSVEDAEIWFYDQDDKAYQSVTFDEPLEVAACVGNVGLLDGELFAHTHAVLSRASGQTLSGHLNAGTVFAGELFFRAFEQPLVRERDESTELDLWL; encoded by the coding sequence ATGAACTACCGTGAGGTCACTGTCACCGGCGAGTACGCCGCGCGACTCGAAACCGGAGCGGACTGGCGCGAGGAGATCGAAACGCTCGCCGCCGACGTTGAGGCCGAAACTGGCTGGTTTTCCGCCATTGGCTCGGTCGAAGACGCCGAAATCTGGTTTTACGATCAAGACGACAAAGCATACCAGTCGGTGACGTTCGATGAGCCGCTGGAGGTCGCTGCCTGCGTCGGCAACGTCGGCCTGCTGGACGGTGAGCTGTTCGCCCACACTCACGCCGTCCTTTCGCGGGCGAGCGGCCAGACGCTATCGGGCCATCTCAATGCCGGAACAGTGTTTGCGGGCGAGCTCTTTTTCCGCGCGTTTGAACAGCCGCTGGTCCGCGAGCGAGACGAGTCGACCGAGCTGGATCTCTGGTTGTGA